The DNA window AAAACGATTCTCGCTTTGGTACTTGGAACAACTCTCATTCCTCTTTTATTTGGCTGGGTCGCTACCTCATTTTTCGATTTAAACAAACTCGCAGGCCCTGCAAATAATCTAATCTCGCTAAAACTTGTAATTACTGTTAGCCTTGCTATTACTTCTATTCCAGTTCTCTCCAAAATCTTTCTGGATTTGGGTATCATCAAAACAAGCTTTGCTAAACTAGTCCTAGCCACAGCAACAATTCATGACATTATTCTCTGGGTCTTTATTTCCATTGCAACAGGCTTAGTTACCACTGCTGCGATTTCATTTACAAACATCTTCTTTCATGTTCTCATTTCTATTCTATTTTTCTTAGTGGCATTAATGTTAGTTCCCAGAATTATCGATGCTATCGCCAAATTACAGCTTCGCCTTATTCCCCTTAATTACGAATTGCCTGTCATTGTTCTTATTCTTCTTGCATTCACTGTTATTGCCAGCTTACTTAACATTAATCTCGTCTTTGGCGCTTTCCTTGCAGGTATTGTTATTAATTTCATTCGCAATCCCCGATTTCAAGATGCCAAACAACACATCAAAGATTTCTCATTAGCATTTTTGATCCCCATTTATTTTGCCGTTGTTGGTCTCAAAATTGATCTTATCCATCATTTAGATCTCTCTTTTCTTGCTCTCTTCATTCTTTTTGCTATTGTCGTGCAAACCATCGCTGTGCTTATCACTACCCGCTTGCTCAAATATGACTGGCTCACCAGTTTCAATTTTGCTGTCGCATTAAACGATCGGGGCGGACCATGTATTGTTTTGGCAACTGTGGCATTTGACCTAGGAATTATTAACGAGACATTCTTTGTCACATTAATCCTGCTTGCAATAATCACCTCATTAACCGCTGGAATTTGGTTCAAATACGTTGTCAAGAAAGGCTGGTCATTGTTGGAAAGCACTAATAAAAATAGATCGGAATCAGAAAAACCAGAGGCTAATTAATAATTCTTCTACTTCGTCCTTGTAATATCAAAACAAACTCTAAACACGCGAGGGGCAAACTGTCCACATTTTACAGGTTCATTTACGTTGACCTTATATCCAGAATCTTTACAAATCCCTAACACTTTTGTTCTCTCGGTCTCAAAATCATCTACATCTAAGAAAGCATAGAGGTGAATCATTCCTCCAACTTTAACTTTAGGCAACGCAATAGGTAAAAATAACTCTCCTGTTTTTGGAAGAGGCATAGCAATGCGATGAAATGATTCTTTAATTTTAGGCAAAACAAAACGAACATCTCCTTGCAATAAAGTAATTCTGTTTTCAAGATGGTTTAACATCACATTTTCCAACGCATATTGGTGTCCGAATGGATTAAGCTCAATGCCCCATACATGCTGCGCAGCAGAATGTTTCGCAATAACCAGCGGAAATGGTCCAGCACCAGAAAACATCACTAACACGTTCTCATGAGGTTTTACCAATTTAGCAATACGTAGTCGTTCATTTGCCGAACGCGCGGAGAAATACACTTTTTCCAGATGTAATTTAATTTTTACTCCATTCTCAGTATGAATTGTCTCTTTGCTTCGTTTACCCGCAAGAACACGCACTGTACGTGTGCGATATTCTCCACTATGGATCTTATCTTTGCCAACAACGGTTGTAAGATGTTTATTAACTTGTAAATATGCTTGTGCAATAATCTTTTCTTTTGTTTTCAGTTCATCTGGTATTTCTAAGATAAGAATAGACCCTACCACTTCTTGCGATTGCGGAAT is part of the Candidatus Woesearchaeota archaeon genome and encodes:
- a CDS encoding cation:proton antiporter, giving the protein MAITIDPTALTHFFIALFSLLLAAHTFGYIFNRFALPRVVGEIVGGILLGPTFLGYFFPNVYHTIFIEQGVLLATLYWLGLVLLMFTSGFELERKFDKADKKTILALVLGTTLIPLLFGWVATSFFDLNKLAGPANNLISLKLVITVSLAITSIPVLSKIFLDLGIIKTSFAKLVLATATIHDIILWVFISIATGLVTTAAISFTNIFFHVLISILFFLVALMLVPRIIDAIAKLQLRLIPLNYELPVIVLILLAFTVIASLLNINLVFGAFLAGIVINFIRNPRFQDAKQHIKDFSLAFLIPIYFAVVGLKIDLIHHLDLSFLALFILFAIVVQTIAVLITTRLLKYDWLTSFNFAVALNDRGGPCIVLATVAFDLGIINETFFVTLILLAIITSLTAGIWFKYVVKKGWSLLESTNKNRSESEKPEAN
- a CDS encoding class I SAM-dependent methyltransferase family protein; amino-acid sequence: MLAAFTSLQNAQRVKEYLIAKNLINKDYLAMKEMGSMYFPIVKKVTIPNATVVDTKFAFPQKKKEPTIEDVLKDTLTPKEITLIPQSQEVVGSILILEIPDELKTKEKIIAQAYLQVNKHLTTVVGKDKIHSGEYRTRTVRVLAGKRSKETIHTENGVKIKLHLEKVYFSARSANERLRIAKLVKPHENVLVMFSGAGPFPLVIAKHSAAQHVWGIELNPFGHQYALENVMLNHLENRITLLQGDVRFVLPKIKESFHRIAMPLPKTGELFLPIALPKVKVGGMIHLYAFLDVDDFETERTKVLGICKDSGYKVNVNEPVKCGQFAPRVFRVCFDITRTK